The nucleotide window GTGTGGCTGGAGGCGATGAGCTCCTGCCGGCTCGGCGTGTCGATGCCGTAGTAGCAGGGCCACGCCGTCGGCGGGGACGAGATGCGCAGGTGGACTTCCAGCGCGCCGGCCGCCTTCAGCATCTTGACGATCTTCCGGCTCGTCGTGCCGCGCACGATGGAGTCATCCACCACCACCACGCGCTTGCCCTTGAGCACCTGGCGCACCGCGGACAGCTTCAGCTTCACGCCGAAGTGGCGGATGGACTGCTGGGGCTCGATGAACGTGCGCCCCACGTAGTGGCTGCGGATGAGCCCCACGTCATAGGGAATCCCGCTCACCTGCGAGAAGCCGATCGCCGCCGGCACGCCGGAGTCCGGCACCGCGATGACCAGGTCGGCCCCCGCCGCGGGCTGCTCGCGCGCCAGCTGCCGGCCCAGCTCCTTGCGCGCCTCGTACACGCTCATGCCGAACAGCACCGAGTCCGGCTTGGCGAAGTACACCTGCTCGAAGATGCAGCGGCCCAGCCGCGTGGGCGCGAAGGGCTGGCTGGTGCGCAGGCCCTGCTCGTCGATGACGACCATCTCCCCGGCTTCGATTTCCCGGATGAACTCCGCCTCGATGAGATCCAGCGCCGTCGTCTCGCTGGCCAGCACGTAGCTGTTGCGCAGCCGCCCCAGCACCAGGGGCCGGAAGCCGTACGGATCCCTCACCGCCACGAGCTGGTTGTGCGTGAGGAACAGCAGGCTGAAGGCCCCCTTCACCTTGCTCAGCGCCTCCGTCACCTTCTTCTCGAAGGTGGGCTGCCGCGAGCGGGCGATGAGGTGGATGATGATCTCCGTGTCCGCGTCCGACTGGAAGATGGCGCCCTCGGCCACGAGCTGCTGGCGCAGCTCCTGCGCGTTCACCAGGTTGCCGTTGTGGGCCACCGACATCTGCCCGTCCGCGTACTCCACGCACAGGGGCTGCGCGTTCTTCAGCTGGCTGCCGCCCGCGGTGGAGTAGCGCACGTGGCCGATGGCCGCGCTGCCCACGAGCTTCTCCAGGGTGGGCGCGGTGAAGATGTCCGCCACCAGCCCCATCTCCCGGTGGAAGCGCAGCGCGTCCCCATTGGAGGAGACGATGCCCGCCGACTCCTGCCCGCGGTGCTGCAGCGCATGCAGGCCCAGGTAGGCCAGGTTGGAGGCCTCAGGATGACCGATGATTCCGAAGATGCCGCACATGGAACGGGCCTTACCCCTTTTTGAGCACTCAGAGGAATCACGAACGCACGCCGAGTTTGCAGGTATTCCACCCGGCGCCAAAGCCGGCCTCTGTGGGCAGACGGGCAAGCAACGGGGCCGTGTCGATTCCCATGACGGGCGGCCCCCGCTGGCGTGGGGGAGGGGGTAGTCTGGCCTGCCCATGGCGACGCGACGCCAGCTTTTACGCTCCTTTCTTCCCTTCATTGTTTTGACCGTGGGCGCGGCCTACGCCCTGGCGTCCTGGAACTGGTGCGGGCGTTGGGAGGAGCGGGCCCCGGTGCTGCTGGACCAGTTTCACGGTGAGGGCCCCCTGCGGGCCGGGGCCGCGAAGGTGCCCCTCCATCCGCCCTTTCCCGTGGTGGTGGCGGGCTATCCACCGCCCCGCCCGGAGGCGGCACAGGCCAACCCGCCGGTCCACGCCCGTGCGCTCGTGGTGCAGGCGGGCGAGGCCCGGGTGGGGCTCGTCTCGCTGGAGCTGATGTCGGTGACGGAGCCACTGGTGCGGCAGATTCGCGAGCGCGCCGCGGACCTGGGCCTGGGCGCCGTGCTGGTGTTCGCCACCCACACCCACTCCTCCTTCGGCGGGTATGACATGCGCCTGATAGCCCAGCTCGTGGGCACCGGGCGCTACCGGGAGGCCGCCGTGAACGCGGTGGTCTCCGCCGCCAGCGATGCGCTTCACAAGGCCGCCGGCTCCCTGGAAGCGGTGACGCTGGAGCTGGGGGACGCGCGCGAGCCGGACTTCGTCTACTCGCGCTCGTCGGGCGAGCCTCCGGATGGGGCGTTGACCCGCGTGGTGCTCCGGGGCGCGGTGGGGCCCGTCGCCGAGCTGCTCATCTTCGCCGCGCACCCCACGATGGTGAGCCGGCAGCGCGCCTACGTGGACCCGGACTACCCCGGCCGGTTGAGCGAGCTGCGGGAGGCGCAAGGCGGGGTGACGCTCTTCCTGCAGGGCGCCGGGGGCAATGCCTCGGTGGCGTTCAAGGCGGGCAAGGGCGAGGAGCGGGCCGCGGCCTTCGCCCAGGCCCTGTCCGGGTTGGTGGACCGGGCCTCGCCCGTGGCCGTGCCTGGCACGGTGCGGCTGGCGCTGGCGCGCGCGGAGGTGGCCCTGCCGCGGCCGGATGCCTCGCGGCTGGCGCCCCGGCTGACCCGGGCCGCCGGGGATAACTTCCTGTGCCAGTCGGCCGCGCACGTGGCCGAGGTGAGCGCGCTCGCGCTGGGGCCCCTGCAGCTGCTCACCCTTCCCGGAGAGCCCACGGTGGGCGCGGGCCAGGTGCTGCGCCAGCGCACGGGGGCCTCCGGCGTGCTGGGGCTGTCGGCGGATTACCTGGGCTACGTGGAGGTTCCGTCGCTGGTGGCGCAGCCCGCGGGGGAGTCCCGGCGCCAGTACTATGGCCCCACGCTGCTCGACCGGCTGGGGGCCGCGGCGCAGGTGGCCGCCGAGTCCGCGGGGTTCACCCGCGGGCCCTGAGGCGCCTCACAGGTTCTCGTACTTCGAGTCCTCCGGGCGCTTCTTGAAGAGCAGCACGGTGCGCCCCAGGAGCTGGACGAGCTCGGAGCCTGTGCCCTCCGCCAGGCTCGTGGCGGCCTCCTGGCGCGTGCCCGGGCCCTCGTTGATCTTGACCTTGATGAGCTCGTGGTCGTTCAGCGCCTGGGTGATGGCGCCCAGGACGCCCTCGGTGACGCCGGATTGACCCACGATGACCACCGGCTCCAGGTGGTGTCCTTCGGCGCGCAGGGCGCGGCGTTGCTTCCCGGTGAGCGGCACGGTTTCTCCTCGAAATGGCAGGGGGGCCTTCAGGGCCCCCCGCGCGGGAGGCGCACCCTACTTCTTCTGGGCCGCCATGCGGACCTCTCGCTGCGCGTCGATGTGGTCTGGCTGAAGCTCCACGGTCCGTTTGAAGTGCTTCAGGGCCCCGGAGGCGTCTCCCAGGGTCTTCGCCACGACGCCCAGGAAGTAGTGCGCCGGGGCACAGCGCTCGTTCTGTTTGATGGCCCCCTGAAGTTCCCGGAATATCTCGGGTTGGACGGCCTTCTTGTCCGGGGCGGCGCAGAAGCGGGCATAGGCGCGCCAGGCGTGGAACTCGGCTTCCGCCGCGTTGAGCTGGATGGCCTCGTCGAAGATGGCCACCGCCTCGGCGTACTTGCGGGACTTCACGAAGATGCAGCCTTTGCGGAAGCGCTCCTCGGCCTGGAGGATGGCCACCACGTCCACCTCCTCCTTGCCCGCGTCCCCCGCCTTCAGCTCCTCCAGGTATTGCTGGCGGGCCTTGTCATCCGTGAGCGTGCGGTAGGCGTCCCCGATGTAACCGAACACCTCGGCCTTGAGCTTCTCCAGCTCCGGCGGGGCCCCGGGCGGCAGCGTGTCCGGGTGGTACAGCCGGGCGAGCTTGATGTAGGCGATCTTCGCCGCGCCGGCGTCCGCTTGCTCGGTGAGGCCCAGCCGTTCGAAGAAGTTTTGCGCCTTCATGACCGGGGCCAGCTGCCGGAGCTGGGTGAGCTCGTCGGTGGCCGAGGGCGTTGCAGCGGGAGCGGCCGATGCGCTCGGCGGTGCCGCGGCGGCCGGGGCGGTGGGGGCCGCAGCGGTGGGCGCTGCGGGCTTGAGCACCGGCGCGGTGGGTTTTCCAGGCACGGCAGGCCCTGGGGCCGCGGGAGCAGCGGCAGGGCTGGGCGCGGCGGGCCGGGGCGCAGCCGCCGGAGCGGGGGCGGCGGGCCGGGGGGCCGGGGCGGCAGGAGCGGCCACAGGGGGAGAACCGGTGGGCCGGGGCGCAGCGGCCGGAGCACCGGCTGGGGCGGGGGCCGCCGGGTGGGCTCCCGAGGGCCGGGGCGCCGCAGCCGAGGCGAGAGCGGCCGGGTGGGCTCCCGAGGGCCGGGGCGCCGCGGCCGGGGCGGGAGCGGCCGGGTGGGCTCCCGAGGGCCGGGGCGCCGCGGCCGGGGCAGGAGCGGCCGGGTGAGAGCCCGTGGGCCGAGGCGCGGCGGCCGAAGCCGCAGGAGCGGCCGGGTGGGAGCCGGTGGGCCGGGGCGCCGCGGCCGGAGCGGGAGCGGCCGGGTGAGAGCCCGTGGGCCGAGGCGCCGCGGCCGGAGCCGCAGGAGCGGCCGGGTGGGAACCGGTGGGCCGGGGCGCCGCAGCTGGGGCGGGAGCGGCTGGATGGGAGCCGGTGGGCCGGGGCGCCGCGGCCGGAGCCGCAGGAGCGGCCGGGTGGGAGCCGGTGGGCCGGGGCGCCGCAGCTGGGGCGGGAGCGGCTGCGGGCGAGGGCGGGGCCGCCGCTGCCGGAGCCGGGTTCGCGGGCGGGGCCGCCGGGGCGGCAGGCCGGGGCGCCGTGGCGGAGGGCGGCACGCGCGGCGCGGGGGCCGCGAAGGAGACCGCGTCCAGCCCCTTCAGGAGGAACGCGAGCCGCAGGATGTGGTCCGCGTCCTGCGGAAAGTCCGTGAGCAGCTGCGCGAGGGAGCGGACCCCGTCGATGGTGGCGAGGACCCGCACTTCGTGCGGCGTGAGGCGAAGGTCTCCGGCGGCCACCATCCCCACGGACTTCATGATGGGCAGGTTCAAGGCCGGCTGCAGCCGCCGCTTGAGCTCCACCGAGGGGATGCGGCGGATCTGATCGCTCAGCACCGCCCAGCGGTTCCCCAGCGGCATGGCCTGGGAGGCAGGCAGATCCTTGGCCGCATAGGTGAAGGTGCCCGACTCCGCGCTCAGGCCCTTGTGGAGGATGGACAGGGCGCGCTGGGACAGCTGGGTGAAGGCGGTCGCGGGCTGGAGCAGGCCCAGGCTGAAGAGGGCGACGAGCAGGTCTCCCCCGAAGCGGGGGCGGGCGGCCTCGGCCTGTTGGATCTGCTCGGCGGACAGCAGCCGGGCCTGGACGAGCACCGTGCCCAGCGCATCCTCGGCGTGCGAGGAGTCCACGAACTCGGGGTTGCCCTTGCGGAAGTGGATCTGCAGGGTGCGGTCGGCGAGCCCCAGCGTCAGCAGTCCCGTGAGCCCCCCGGCGGCGATCCGGCCATAGAGGGAGACGGGGGACAGCTGCTCCAGCGTGCCCTGCGCGGGAGGCGCCTCGGGCACGGACAGGGGCGTCAGGGGAACGCCGCCCACCGCGGGAATCCCCGTGCTGGAGGCCGCCACGGGCCGGGCACTGGGCGCGGCCGCCGGGGCCGCGGGGGCGCCCGGGGGGGCTGCGGGCGTCAGCACGGGAGCGCTCGGGGCCCGGGCCAGTGCCGGGGCGGGCGGTGCGGCCGTGGCCGGGGGCACCACGTCCCCCCACATCTCGCGGGGGAAGGCATCCCGGAGGTGCGGAAAGCGTCCCGGGAAGGCGAAGTGAATCCCATCCTCGGAGACTTGCAGCCGTCCCTGGATGGCGCCGTTCTCGATGAGCAACTCGATCGTCTGCAGGGCCAGGGGACCCCAGATCATGCCCTTGTCGTTGCGGACGAAGTACTGCCGGACTTCTCCCTCCGCCATGCGCGTGCTCGCTCCTTGAGAAAACACCCTACCGCCATCCCCGGGATGCGCCAAACAAGGTGACGGCCTGGCTTTAGGGCCGGGCCCCTTCGAGCGCGGCCAGGCCCAGCAGGGACAGGCAGGCCGTCTCGGCCTCAAGGGTGGTGGGTGGGTCGAAGCAGTACACCTGGCTGTCGAAGACCTTGCAGATGCCCTTGGGCGTCGAGGCACAGGCGGACCGGGAGAAGGCCGTCGCGCACGCGTAGCCGCAGACGGCGGAGCCCTCGTTGCTGCGGCACTGGGCGGCGGGCAGGGAGCGGCCGTAGGCGCACATGGCCCCGGGCGACGGATCGAAGCACGTCACCCGGCCGCTCTCCGTCTTGCAGATGCCCATGGGCGTGGAGGCACACTTCACCCCCTCGGAGCTGGCCTGGCAGCGGTAGCCACACGCGAAGTCCATGCCCTGGGTCCGGCACTCGGCCTTGGGGGTGTCCTTGCCGAGCACGGCGAACACCGAGGCGGGCGGATCAAAGCACTCCACGTCTCCGCCGCGGCCCCGGCAGACCCCGGCGGGCGTCTTCGCGCACTTCACCTTCCCGAAGTAGGTGGCGCAGTTGTAGCCGCAGGCCGACTCCCCTTCGAGGGTCTTGCACTCGGACTCCGGGGGGGAGCCGCCATAGGCCCGGACGACGTAGGCGGGCGGGTCGAAGCACAGGGTCCGGCCGTCCACCAGCTGGCAGCGCCCCTGCGGCGTCTGGGCGCACTTCACCGTGCGGCCATCCGACTTGCAGGCGTAGCCGCAGGCCACGTGGGTATCGACGGAGCGGCAGGTGGGCCCCGAGGCGCCGGGCTCCTGGGTCAACAGCACGAGCATCAGGGGAACGAGCGGAGCGAGCACGGAGGACCTCGGCGGAAGCGTCCCGGGGATTGACGCTCAGGAGCGAGCAGGGCGCAAGTCCAGCGCCGGCCAGGCAGGCGTGGTAGGGGAGGGGCGCCCGCGCGGAAGGTGGATCCGGCATGGAGATGAGCGTCTTCGAGATTGCCTTGCTGTGCCTCGTGGCCCTGCTCGCCGGGGGCGTGGATGCCATCGCGGGGGGCGGGGGGCTGCTCACGCTGCCCGCCTTGCTGGCCACCGGCCTGCCACCGCACGTGGCGCTGGGGACGAACAAGGGCCAGTCGATGTTCGGCTCGGGCTCGGCGCTCTTCCGCTTCTCCCGGGCGGGGCTGGTGAAGGGGCACCTGGCGGTGGTGACGTTTCCGCTCGGGCTGCTGGGGGCGCTGGCGGGCGCGCGGCTGGTGTTGTGGCTGAAGCCCGAGGTGCTCAAGCCGCTGGTGCTCGTGCTGCTGGTGGCGGTGGCCGCCTTCCTGGCCTTCCGCAAGGCGCCCCCCCCGGGCGACAGGCCCGAGCCGCCCCTGGCCCGGCTGCGGCTCCTGGGCGGCCTCGCCGCCTTCTTCATCGGCGCCTATGACGGGTTCTTCGGCCCGGGCACGGGCACCTTCCTCATCGTGGCCTTCTCCAGCCTGCTGGGGCATGGCCTGCTGCGCGCGTCCGCGGATGCCAAGGTGGTCAACTTCGCCTCCAACGTGGCCTCGGTGGCGCTCTTCGCCTCGCGCGGAGCGGTGATGTGGCAGGTGGTGCTGCCCATGGCCGTGGCCCAGTTCGCCGGAGGGTGGATGGGCGTCCACCTCACGGTGAAGGGCGGGGACCGGCTCGTGCGCAAGGTGGTGCTCGCCGTGGTGGTGGCGCTCGTGCTGAAGCTCGTGTGGGACTTGCTGCGGCGCTAGCCTGCGGGCGCGCTCAGCCGATGTGGACGAGCAGGGCGTGGCCGCGCCTGGCCACCTGCCGCACGAACTTGCGCAGCTCCTCGAAGTAGCTCAGCAGCTCGTCCAGCGGGTCCACGTCGTCCGGTGGCTCGTCCCACAGGCCCGGGTAGATGTCGAGCTGCTGCATGGCTGCGGCATCGAAGCGGGTCCGGGGCGTGTCCGGGCTCAGCGCCTGCAGGGCCTCCGCGAGCTGCTTCACCTGGGCGGGCGCGAAGATGCGCGCGGTGCCCTCATCGGACGGGATGTGGCCCACGTCCTCGCCGCCCCGCACCAGGAAGTCCAGGGGCGCCTGGCCCTCCCATGCCGAGCCCGTCAGCAGGTACTGGAGCCCGTGCCAGGTCTCGCCAATGTCCAGCTCCAGGAACCGGGCCCCGTCCGTATCCCCGAAGTCCTCCTCGTCATCCAGGAAGTCCTCCAGGCGCTCCGGGGCGCTCAGCAGGGCCTTCCGCTGGGCTTCCGTCGCGCTGCGCAGGGTACAGAGCATCTCCATGGTGTCGACCTCGAACGGGCTCCTGGAGCGGAGCAGCACAGCCCTCCCGCGCGGTGAGCGGGGAGGGCCGTTGGAAGGCTTAGCGGCGGCGGCGGCGCGACAGCAGCAGGCCCGCGGCGGTCACCGCGAAGGACAGCACCGCCGTGCCACCGCCGGCGGAGCAGCCCCCCTCGTCATCGTCATCGTCTCCGGGCTCCTCCCCAGTGCCCGCGTCCGGGGTGCCGGCGTCCGGCGTGCCCGCGTCGGGAGTCCCCGCGTCCGGCGTGCCCGTGCCCCCGGCGACGGTCACCGTGAACGTGGAGGCCACGGACCGGTCCTGCGTGGAGTTCTTGTCGCCGTTGGCGGAGTTGCCGGCGCCGTAGAGGGTCAGGGTGGAGGGCGTCGAGGGGGCCACCAGCGAGAAGTCGAAGCTGACCTCGCCGGCCACGAAGGCCTTGGGGGCCGAGTGGGTGAGCTCGTCGCCGGCCTTCCGCGAGCCCTCGCCGGCCTGGAGCATCGCCGCCGTGTTGCTGACGGCGACGTTGTAGCCACCGACCACCGCGGGGCCGCCCCGGATGATGAGCCTGTACTGGCCGGTCTCCCCCGCGGCGAGCGCGGCCGGGCCGGAGATCGTCACCGTCGCGCCCGCCGTGCCATCCACGTGGCAGGTGACGCAGGTGGAGTTCTGCTTGCCCGACTGTCCGGTGATGCCCGTGCTGTTGGCGAGCACGGGGGTCGACAGAAGGAACAACGACCACATCCCCACGGCACGCAACGACGAAAAGCTCATGCAACCCTCCCACATGGAATCACCGGATGACCGGTAGATAACAG belongs to Stigmatella erecta and includes:
- the yhbY gene encoding ribosome assembly RNA-binding protein YhbY; this encodes MPLTGKQRRALRAEGHHLEPVVIVGQSGVTEGVLGAITQALNDHELIKVKINEGPGTRQEAATSLAEGTGSELVQLLGRTVLLFKKRPEDSKYENL
- the purF gene encoding amidophosphoribosyltransferase, with the translated sequence MCGIFGIIGHPEASNLAYLGLHALQHRGQESAGIVSSNGDALRFHREMGLVADIFTAPTLEKLVGSAAIGHVRYSTAGGSQLKNAQPLCVEYADGQMSVAHNGNLVNAQELRQQLVAEGAIFQSDADTEIIIHLIARSRQPTFEKKVTEALSKVKGAFSLLFLTHNQLVAVRDPYGFRPLVLGRLRNSYVLASETTALDLIEAEFIREIEAGEMVVIDEQGLRTSQPFAPTRLGRCIFEQVYFAKPDSVLFGMSVYEARKELGRQLAREQPAAGADLVIAVPDSGVPAAIGFSQVSGIPYDVGLIRSHYVGRTFIEPQQSIRHFGVKLKLSAVRQVLKGKRVVVVDDSIVRGTTSRKIVKMLKAAGALEVHLRISSPPTAWPCYYGIDTPSRQELIASSHTTEEIARYVTADSLGYLSQEGLGAAVGDRERNTFCTACFSGKYLTGDLTAQAASPQHTNPGITLLSTPEELPGKQLLA
- a CDS encoding MXAN_6652 family MXYO-CTERM-anchored protein; protein product: MSFSSLRAVGMWSLFLLSTPVLANSTGITGQSGKQNSTCVTCHVDGTAGATVTISGPAALAAGETGQYRLIIRGGPAVVGGYNVAVSNTAAMLQAGEGSRKAGDELTHSAPKAFVAGEVSFDFSLVAPSTPSTLTLYGAGNSANGDKNSTQDRSVASTFTVTVAGGTGTPDAGTPDAGTPDAGTPDAGTGEEPGDDDDDEGGCSAGGGTAVLSFAVTAAGLLLSRRRRR
- a CDS encoding neutral/alkaline non-lysosomal ceramidase N-terminal domain-containing protein; this translates as MATRRQLLRSFLPFIVLTVGAAYALASWNWCGRWEERAPVLLDQFHGEGPLRAGAAKVPLHPPFPVVVAGYPPPRPEAAQANPPVHARALVVQAGEARVGLVSLELMSVTEPLVRQIRERAADLGLGAVLVFATHTHSSFGGYDMRLIAQLVGTGRYREAAVNAVVSAASDALHKAAGSLEAVTLELGDAREPDFVYSRSSGEPPDGALTRVVLRGAVGPVAELLIFAAHPTMVSRQRAYVDPDYPGRLSELREAQGGVTLFLQGAGGNASVAFKAGKGEERAAAFAQALSGLVDRASPVAVPGTVRLALARAEVALPRPDASRLAPRLTRAAGDNFLCQSAAHVAEVSALALGPLQLLTLPGEPTVGAGQVLRQRTGASGVLGLSADYLGYVEVPSLVAQPAGESRRQYYGPTLLDRLGAAAQVAAESAGFTRGP
- a CDS encoding DnaJ domain-containing protein translates to MAEGEVRQYFVRNDKGMIWGPLALQTIELLIENGAIQGRLQVSEDGIHFAFPGRFPHLRDAFPREMWGDVVPPATAAPPAPALARAPSAPVLTPAAPPGAPAAPAAAPSARPVAASSTGIPAVGGVPLTPLSVPEAPPAQGTLEQLSPVSLYGRIAAGGLTGLLTLGLADRTLQIHFRKGNPEFVDSSHAEDALGTVLVQARLLSAEQIQQAEAARPRFGGDLLVALFSLGLLQPATAFTQLSQRALSILHKGLSAESGTFTYAAKDLPASQAMPLGNRWAVLSDQIRRIPSVELKRRLQPALNLPIMKSVGMVAAGDLRLTPHEVRVLATIDGVRSLAQLLTDFPQDADHILRLAFLLKGLDAVSFAAPAPRVPPSATAPRPAAPAAPPANPAPAAAAPPSPAAAPAPAAAPRPTGSHPAAPAAPAAAPRPTGSHPAAPAPAAAPRPTGSHPAAPAAPAAAPRPTGSHPAAPAPAAAPRPTGSHPAAPAASAAAPRPTGSHPAAPAPAAAPRPSGAHPAAPAPAAAPRPSGAHPAALASAAAPRPSGAHPAAPAPAGAPAAAPRPTGSPPVAAPAAPAPRPAAPAPAAAPRPAAPSPAAAPAAPGPAVPGKPTAPVLKPAAPTAAAPTAPAAAAPPSASAAPAATPSATDELTQLRQLAPVMKAQNFFERLGLTEQADAGAAKIAYIKLARLYHPDTLPPGAPPELEKLKAEVFGYIGDAYRTLTDDKARQQYLEELKAGDAGKEEVDVVAILQAEERFRKGCIFVKSRKYAEAVAIFDEAIQLNAAEAEFHAWRAYARFCAAPDKKAVQPEIFRELQGAIKQNERCAPAHYFLGVVAKTLGDASGALKHFKRTVELQPDHIDAQREVRMAAQKK
- a CDS encoding sulfite exporter TauE/SafE family protein, whose protein sequence is MEMSVFEIALLCLVALLAGGVDAIAGGGGLLTLPALLATGLPPHVALGTNKGQSMFGSGSALFRFSRAGLVKGHLAVVTFPLGLLGALAGARLVLWLKPEVLKPLVLVLLVAVAAFLAFRKAPPPGDRPEPPLARLRLLGGLAAFFIGAYDGFFGPGTGTFLIVAFSSLLGHGLLRASADAKVVNFASNVASVALFASRGAVMWQVVLPMAVAQFAGGWMGVHLTVKGGDRLVRKVVLAVVVALVLKLVWDLLRR
- a CDS encoding YfbM family protein, translating into MEMLCTLRSATEAQRKALLSAPERLEDFLDDEEDFGDTDGARFLELDIGETWHGLQYLLTGSAWEGQAPLDFLVRGGEDVGHIPSDEGTARIFAPAQVKQLAEALQALSPDTPRTRFDAAAMQQLDIYPGLWDEPPDDVDPLDELLSYFEELRKFVRQVARRGHALLVHIG